In the Chryseobacterium sp. MYb264 genome, one interval contains:
- a CDS encoding alpha/beta hydrolase, giving the protein MKKLIIKYHFFVLGIIGFLLNSCNTKFRVWVGTNNDQKIYNLKYGEHKRQKMDIFLPSDYPQNSPVVLIVHGGAWVLGKKEHMIQVQKMLFKNNIPSINMNYRLVSTSKKITYREQLEDIALAISKFNSLAEKAELEPDNYIILGESAGAHLALLYGYRHPDQIKKIISLSGPTDFYSQEYLHSFYSKYTSPVFQKVVGTKFNRKNISEEFRKASPVANISNVPTLLFQGNQDFLVNQHQGLALDSVLTAQNIPHQLIFMDKTGHVPRFFNKKKRDSVIYPNILDWIRNK; this is encoded by the coding sequence ATGAAAAAGCTGATTATCAAATACCATTTCTTCGTTCTAGGAATAATTGGCTTTTTATTGAATTCATGCAATACCAAATTCAGAGTCTGGGTGGGAACAAATAACGATCAGAAAATCTATAATTTAAAATACGGTGAGCACAAAAGACAAAAGATGGATATTTTTCTTCCGTCGGATTACCCTCAGAATTCTCCTGTTGTTTTAATTGTTCATGGCGGTGCATGGGTATTGGGAAAAAAAGAACATATGATCCAGGTTCAGAAGATGCTTTTTAAGAATAATATTCCAAGCATTAATATGAATTACCGGCTGGTTTCCACCTCTAAAAAAATCACTTATAGAGAACAGCTGGAAGATATTGCTCTCGCCATTTCAAAATTTAATTCCTTAGCTGAAAAGGCCGAATTGGAACCCGATAATTATATTATTCTGGGTGAAAGTGCAGGCGCGCATCTTGCTTTACTGTACGGTTACCGACATCCGGATCAGATAAAAAAAATCATCTCTCTAAGCGGCCCTACCGATTTTTACTCTCAAGAATACCTGCATTCTTTTTATTCAAAATACACGTCTCCAGTTTTTCAAAAAGTGGTGGGTACCAAATTTAACCGAAAAAATATTTCTGAAGAATTTAGAAAAGCAAGTCCGGTTGCCAATATTTCAAACGTTCCTACCCTGCTTTTTCAGGGAAATCAGGATTTTTTGGTCAACCAGCATCAGGGTTTGGCTTTAGATTCTGTACTGACAGCCCAAAATATTCCTCATCAATTAATTTTTATGGATAAGACGGGACATGTTCCCAGATTTTTTAATAAAAAGAAAAGAGATTCTGTTATTTATCCTAATATTTTGGATTGGATTAGAAATAAGTAA
- a CDS encoding DUF808 family protein, whose product MASGFFAILDDIAALMDDVAVTSKIATQKTAGILGDDLAVNAEKATGFLSSRELPVLWAITKGSFINKLIILPIVFLLNWIYAPAINYVLILGGLYLSFEGMEKIIEFLFHRDKKGHEVVEEVEKEKKSPEEVEKTKVKSAITTDFILSIEIVIIALGTVLEESHPFITQILVTSLVAFLATVGVYGIVALIVRMDDAGFKLIKKSNDKGFFGKLGHILVKALPIVIKALGVIGTIALIMVAGGIFAHRVEFLHHLFPSWPATLKEVVFGLIGGLATVLLFTLGKSALSLVKSK is encoded by the coding sequence ATGGCATCTGGTTTTTTTGCGATTTTAGATGATATTGCTGCTTTGATGGACGATGTAGCAGTTACCAGTAAAATAGCTACCCAAAAAACAGCTGGAATCTTGGGCGACGATTTGGCGGTAAATGCCGAAAAGGCAACCGGATTTCTTTCATCCCGTGAACTACCTGTTTTATGGGCGATTACGAAAGGCTCATTTATCAATAAACTGATTATTTTACCGATTGTTTTTCTGCTTAACTGGATCTACGCTCCGGCTATCAATTATGTACTGATCCTCGGAGGTCTCTATTTGTCATTCGAAGGCATGGAAAAAATTATTGAATTTCTTTTTCATCGTGATAAAAAAGGACATGAAGTGGTAGAAGAGGTGGAGAAAGAAAAGAAAAGCCCGGAGGAGGTTGAAAAGACAAAAGTAAAATCTGCCATCACAACTGATTTTATTTTATCGATCGAAATTGTAATCATTGCCCTGGGAACCGTATTGGAAGAAAGCCATCCTTTTATTACCCAGATTCTGGTTACCAGCTTAGTCGCTTTTCTCGCAACGGTAGGAGTATATGGAATTGTGGCTTTAATTGTTAGGATGGATGATGCCGGATTTAAGCTCATTAAAAAAAGTAACGATAAGGGCTTCTTCGGAAAGTTAGGACATATTTTAGTGAAAGCTTTACCGATCGTTATTAAAGCGTTAGGGGTAATCGGTACCATCGCCCTGATCATGGTGGCGGGAGGTATTTTTGCCCACAGAGTAGAATTTCTTCACCATTTATTCCCGAGCTGGCCCGCGACGTTGAAAGAAGTAGTTTTCGGTCTGATCGGAGGTTTAGCGACCGTACTTCTTTTCACTCTTGGAAAAAGTGCGTTATCTTTGGTTAAAAGTAAATAA
- a CDS encoding acyltransferase family protein yields MRSLSIDVLKIILAFFVVFLHMHVLRDTYPSLSYVLVNGLFRMAVPVFLIISGYYFFYIDEVKRLKKWSLRILLLYIIWSVVYFQFWKEKDSRVLNILFGYHHLWYLIGTFFAGLVLFTLRKSSVKVVITLIVLFFCCGYTIQLLGNIHYFKGSFDKTINLYPTYRNFLFVCFPFLAIGFLIKKLEIDMRRKPSLFMVLFSVGLVIFEAFFNYSVLHLNQKESIDLLFSLLLACPVLFLYCKNLPAKTDSKILASISTAIYLIHPLWMELILKSPYPSIQQYQNILFAIGLLTSSLLLVLINRKLKYLL; encoded by the coding sequence ATGAGAAGCCTATCCATTGATGTTTTAAAGATCATTCTTGCGTTTTTTGTCGTTTTTCTGCACATGCACGTTTTGCGGGATACCTATCCGTCGCTGAGTTATGTTTTGGTCAACGGGCTTTTCAGAATGGCGGTTCCTGTTTTCCTTATTATTTCGGGATATTATTTTTTTTATATTGATGAGGTAAAAAGATTAAAAAAATGGTCCTTACGGATACTCTTGCTGTATATCATCTGGTCTGTTGTCTATTTTCAGTTCTGGAAAGAAAAAGATAGTCGGGTTCTGAATATTCTGTTTGGTTATCATCATTTATGGTATCTGATCGGAACTTTTTTCGCGGGACTTGTTTTATTTACTTTAAGAAAATCTTCAGTAAAAGTTGTAATAACTCTGATTGTATTATTTTTCTGTTGCGGCTACACAATTCAACTGTTAGGTAATATTCACTATTTTAAAGGTAGTTTTGATAAAACCATTAATTTATATCCCACCTACAGAAATTTTCTTTTCGTCTGTTTTCCTTTTTTAGCGATCGGATTTTTAATTAAAAAATTAGAGATCGATATGAGAAGAAAACCTTCACTTTTTATGGTTCTTTTCTCGGTTGGGCTAGTTATTTTCGAAGCCTTTTTTAATTATTCGGTTTTACATCTGAACCAAAAAGAAAGTATTGACCTTTTATTTTCTTTATTATTAGCCTGTCCGGTGTTGTTTTTATATTGTAAAAATTTACCTGCAAAAACAGATTCTAAAATCCTGGCAAGCATTTCCACAGCCATTTACCTGATTCATCCGCTGTGGATGGAGTTAATTCTTAAATCTCCGTACCCATCTATTCAGCAGTATCAGAATATCCTTTTTGCTATAGGTCTGCTTACTTCGAGTTTATTATTGGTTTTAATTAATCGAAAACTGAAATATTTACTGTAG
- a CDS encoding YncE family protein, which translates to MKFLAFLLTIVISGQLSAQQKYILALSKADQKMVVLDYNTLNIITKIPVGEDPHEVVTSSDGSVAYVANTVNGTAHEINVINLKTFKPIKNIDTRPLYGSHGLAYLNDKLWFTAQGSKAVGRYDIKEDRLDWAMGTGQNVTHLLYVTPDSEHFYTTNVESGTVSIFDHVLLQPTVPPTGVLPPNAKPRWDWIQTLVPVGKGAEGFDVSGDGKELWTAKPDGHIAIVDLEKREVKSDIDTKIVGLHRLKFTPDGKYVCIVSVKTGELLFYDSRTRKEVKKIKTGQGAAMLMDKEKNRLFMSCTPNNLVSVIDLNTMEMVQKLDIGGRPDGLTIAKVQ; encoded by the coding sequence ATGAAATTTCTTGCTTTTCTTCTTACGATCGTTATTTCCGGACAGCTATCTGCTCAACAAAAATATATTTTAGCCTTATCAAAAGCAGATCAAAAAATGGTAGTTTTAGATTATAATACTTTAAACATTATTACTAAAATTCCTGTTGGCGAAGATCCTCATGAAGTCGTGACCTCATCGGATGGTTCTGTGGCGTATGTTGCGAATACGGTAAACGGAACAGCTCATGAAATTAATGTAATCAATTTAAAAACATTTAAACCCATCAAAAATATTGATACGAGACCGCTTTACGGCTCTCACGGTTTAGCTTATTTGAATGATAAATTATGGTTCACCGCGCAGGGTTCAAAAGCGGTCGGAAGATATGATATAAAAGAGGATCGCCTCGATTGGGCTATGGGAACCGGGCAGAATGTAACGCATCTTCTTTATGTTACCCCAGATTCTGAGCATTTTTACACCACCAATGTGGAATCGGGAACGGTAAGTATTTTTGATCATGTTCTGCTGCAGCCAACTGTTCCGCCAACAGGTGTTTTACCTCCGAATGCAAAACCTCGTTGGGATTGGATTCAAACTTTGGTTCCAGTAGGAAAAGGCGCTGAAGGTTTTGATGTTTCTGGTGACGGAAAAGAATTGTGGACTGCAAAACCCGATGGACATATCGCTATTGTTGATCTGGAAAAGAGAGAAGTGAAGTCGGATATTGATACTAAAATAGTAGGGTTGCACCGTTTAAAATTCACTCCTGATGGCAAATACGTTTGTATTGTGAGTGTAAAAACCGGAGAATTACTTTTCTACGACAGCAGAACCAGAAAGGAAGTAAAAAAAATCAAAACAGGACAGGGAGCTGCAATGTTGATGGATAAAGAAAAAAACAGACTTTTCATGTCATGTACACCGAATAATTTGGTTTCAGTGATTGACTTAAATACAATGGAAATGGTTCAGAAGCTGGATATTGGCGGGAGACCTGATGGGCTGACGATTGCGAAGGTTCAGTAA
- a CDS encoding glycoside hydrolase family 43 protein, whose amino-acid sequence MKKILAFVLFSSLAYSQEAPRYLFDELYFADPSIHIFNNTIYIYPSHDIETEVKDPTNGGHYNMKDYHVLSMKNIQQEKAEDLGIVLKLEDIPWAEKQLWAPDVTEKDGKYYLYFPAKDKEGNFKLGVAISNKPEGLFKAEKNPIKGSYSIDPAVFKDGKNYYVYFGGLDGGQLQKYRNNKPFGPGTQPENNENALSPKMALLSKNMLEFAEEPKDILILDENGTPLKSGDHDRRFFEGVWMHKYNNTYYLSYSTGDTHKLVYAISNTPYGPFIYQGEILTPVVGWTTHHSIVEIDKKWYLFYHDSQPSGGKNYLRSLKMRELFYDENGRIKTMEGKD is encoded by the coding sequence TCCTCGCTTTTGTCTTATTTTCTTCGCTTGCCTATTCTCAGGAAGCGCCAAGATATTTATTTGATGAATTGTATTTTGCAGATCCTTCGATTCATATTTTCAACAATACCATCTACATCTACCCTTCTCACGATATTGAAACCGAAGTTAAAGATCCCACCAATGGCGGTCATTACAATATGAAAGATTATCATGTGCTTAGCATGAAGAATATTCAGCAAGAAAAGGCAGAAGATCTGGGCATTGTTTTAAAGCTTGAGGATATTCCTTGGGCTGAAAAACAATTGTGGGCACCGGATGTGACAGAGAAAGACGGCAAATATTACCTTTATTTTCCCGCAAAAGATAAAGAGGGAAATTTTAAATTGGGAGTCGCGATTTCGAATAAACCGGAAGGTCTTTTCAAAGCTGAGAAAAACCCGATCAAAGGGAGTTACAGTATTGATCCAGCCGTTTTTAAAGACGGCAAAAATTATTACGTTTATTTTGGCGGGCTTGATGGTGGGCAATTGCAGAAATACCGAAATAATAAACCTTTTGGTCCCGGGACGCAACCTGAAAACAATGAAAATGCCCTGTCTCCGAAAATGGCACTACTCAGCAAAAATATGCTGGAATTTGCTGAAGAGCCCAAAGATATTCTGATTCTTGATGAAAATGGAACTCCCCTAAAATCGGGAGATCACGATCGAAGATTTTTTGAAGGCGTTTGGATGCACAAATACAACAATACGTACTACCTTTCTTACTCTACCGGAGATACGCACAAGCTCGTTTATGCAATCAGTAACACTCCTTATGGTCCATTTATTTATCAGGGCGAAATTTTAACGCCTGTCGTTGGATGGACAACCCATCACAGCATTGTGGAGATCGATAAAAAATGGTATTTATTTTACCATGACAGTCAACCTTCTGGTGGAAAAAATTATCTGAGAAGCCTGAAAATGCGAGAACTTTTCTATGATGAAAATGGAAGGATTAAAACCATGGAGGGAAAAGATTAA